In the Flavobacterium sp. J372 genome, one interval contains:
- the rpmF gene encoding 50S ribosomal protein L32 has protein sequence MAHPKRKTSKTRRDKRRTHYKATAPQIATCPVTGEAHLYHRAYWHEGKMYYRGQVVIDKAEAVA, from the coding sequence ATGGCACATCCTAAGAGAAAAACCTCGAAAACGAGAAGAGACAAAAGAAGGACACACTATAAAGCAACTGCTCCTCAAATCGCTACTTGCCCGGTAACCGGCGAAGCGCACCTTTACCACAGGGCTTACTGGCATGAAGGAAAAATGTACTACAGGGGCCAGGTTGTTATAGACAAGGCAGAAGCTGTAGCATAA
- a CDS encoding beta-ketoacyl-ACP synthase III — MSKITAAITAVGAYVPEFILSNKVLETMVDTNDEWITSRTGIKERRILKDKDKGTSYLAIKAAENLIEKSGLNPAEIDCVLVATATPDMPVAATAVYVATQIGAVNAFAYDLQAACSSFLYGMSTASAYVETGRYKKVLLIGADKMSSIIDYTDRATCIIFGDGAGCVLFEPNHEGFGFQDEILRSDGIGREYLKIEAGGSILPASEETVANKQHYVFQDGKTVFKYAVSNMADISERIMQKNNLSNDDVDWLISHQANKRIIDATSQRMGLADEKVLVNIEKYGNTTSATLPLLLSDFEHKFKKGDNLIFASFGGGFTWGSIYLKWAYDKKQTN; from the coding sequence ATGAGTAAAATAACTGCTGCCATTACAGCTGTTGGTGCCTATGTTCCGGAATTTATATTGTCAAACAAAGTGCTTGAAACTATGGTTGACACCAATGATGAGTGGATAACATCGCGTACCGGCATAAAGGAAAGGCGCATCTTAAAAGATAAAGACAAAGGGACTTCTTATCTTGCTATAAAAGCTGCTGAAAATCTTATTGAAAAATCAGGGCTTAATCCCGCTGAAATTGACTGCGTATTAGTAGCAACAGCAACGCCTGATATGCCTGTGGCAGCAACTGCCGTATATGTGGCCACCCAGATAGGCGCCGTAAATGCCTTTGCATATGACCTGCAGGCGGCATGCTCAAGCTTTCTATATGGCATGAGTACAGCATCTGCTTATGTTGAGACAGGGCGTTATAAAAAAGTATTGCTAATAGGTGCCGATAAAATGTCATCTATTATCGATTATACAGACAGGGCAACCTGCATCATCTTTGGAGACGGTGCAGGTTGTGTGCTTTTTGAGCCTAACCATGAAGGCTTTGGCTTCCAGGATGAGATTTTGAGGAGTGACGGCATAGGGCGTGAATACCTTAAGATTGAAGCGGGTGGCTCTATATTGCCGGCCTCTGAAGAGACTGTTGCCAATAAGCAGCATTATGTTTTCCAGGATGGTAAAACGGTGTTTAAATATGCGGTTTCAAACATGGCCGACATCAGTGAGCGCATCATGCAGAAGAACAACCTGAGTAATGATGATGTAGACTGGCTCATATCGCACCAGGCCAACAAACGCATTATAGATGCTACATCACAGCGCATGGGCCTTGCCGATGAAAAAGTGCTGGTAAATATCGAGAAGTACGGTAACACTACATCAGCTACGCTGCCATTATTATTAAGTGATTTTGAGCACAAATTCAAAAAGGGTGATAATCTTATATTCGCATCATTTGGTGGCGGGTTTACATGGGGTTCTATCTATTTGAAATGGGCATACGATAAAAAACAGACAAACTAA
- the accB gene encoding acetyl-CoA carboxylase biotin carboxyl carrier protein produces MDIREIQNLIKFVAKSGATEVKLEMDDFKITIKTTMEGSAPEATYVQHIPVAQAMPQAPAAPAQSAPATPSAPAAPAGGNDDTSKYVTIKSPIIGTLYRKPSPDKAPFVEVGTSISKGDVVCVIEAMKLFNEIESEVSGKIVKVLVDDSSPVEFDQPLFLVDPS; encoded by the coding sequence ATGGATATTAGAGAAATTCAAAACCTAATCAAATTTGTAGCAAAATCTGGTGCTACAGAAGTAAAATTAGAGATGGATGATTTTAAAATCACCATAAAAACCACAATGGAGGGATCAGCCCCTGAAGCTACTTATGTTCAGCATATTCCTGTAGCCCAGGCAATGCCACAGGCGCCTGCCGCACCGGCACAAAGCGCACCTGCAACGCCATCAGCTCCTGCAGCGCCTGCAGGCGGTAACGATGATACTTCTAAATATGTTACCATAAAATCGCCAATTATTGGGACGCTTTACCGCAAGCCATCTCCGGATAAAGCTCCGTTTGTAGAAGTAGGCACCTCAATCTCTAAAGGAGATGTGGTTTGTGTTATTGAGGCGATGAAGCTTTTCAACGAAATTGAGTCTGAAGTATCAGGTAAAATAGTAAAAGTGCTTGTTGATGATTCATCACCGGTTGAATTTGACCAGCCATTATTCTTAGTAGATCCATCTTAA
- the accC gene encoding acetyl-CoA carboxylase biotin carboxylase subunit, which translates to MFKKILIANRGEIALRVIRTCREMGIKTVAVYSTADAESLHVKFADEAVCIGPPPSNLSYLKISNIIAAAEITNADAIHPGYGFLSENAKFSKICAEHGIKFIGASPDMIDKMGDKATAKATMKAAGVPCVPGSDGLLESYEHAEKLAKEFGYPVMLKATAGGGGKGMRAVWKQEDLQKAWESAKQEAGAAFGNDGMYMEKLIEEPRHIEIQVVGDSFGKACHLSERDCSVQRRHQKLTEETPSPFMTDELREKMGQAAVKAAEFIKYEGAGTVEFLVDKHRNFYFMEMNTRIQVEHPITEQVIDYDLIREQIMVAAGVPISGKNYLPQLHSIECRINAEDPYNDFRPSPGKITTLHMPGGHGVRLDTHVYSGYTIPPNYDSMIAKLITTAQTREEAINKMKRALDEFVIEGIKTTIPFHRQLMDDPAYISGNYTTKFMETFVMKDPA; encoded by the coding sequence ATGTTTAAAAAAATACTGATTGCAAACAGGGGCGAGATTGCGCTCCGCGTTATCAGGACATGCCGTGAAATGGGCATCAAGACAGTGGCTGTTTACAGTACTGCCGATGCTGAGAGCCTGCATGTGAAGTTTGCTGACGAGGCCGTATGTATAGGTCCGCCGCCAAGCAATCTTTCTTACCTTAAAATATCAAATATTATTGCCGCGGCAGAGATTACAAATGCAGACGCTATACATCCGGGCTACGGCTTTCTTAGCGAGAATGCAAAGTTCTCTAAGATTTGCGCTGAGCACGGAATTAAATTTATCGGTGCATCACCTGACATGATTGACAAAATGGGTGACAAGGCCACGGCCAAAGCAACCATGAAAGCTGCAGGCGTACCATGTGTACCGGGATCTGACGGGCTTCTTGAATCTTACGAGCATGCTGAGAAACTTGCCAAAGAATTCGGATATCCTGTAATGCTTAAGGCTACTGCAGGTGGTGGTGGTAAAGGTATGCGTGCCGTATGGAAGCAGGAAGATTTGCAGAAAGCTTGGGAAAGTGCCAAGCAGGAAGCCGGTGCTGCCTTCGGTAACGACGGTATGTACATGGAAAAACTGATTGAAGAGCCACGCCATATTGAAATTCAGGTAGTGGGCGATTCATTTGGTAAGGCATGCCACCTTTCTGAAAGGGATTGTTCTGTACAGCGCCGTCACCAGAAGCTTACTGAAGAGACTCCGTCACCATTTATGACAGACGAGCTTCGTGAGAAAATGGGCCAGGCTGCTGTAAAGGCTGCTGAATTTATTAAATATGAAGGTGCCGGTACGGTTGAATTCCTTGTAGACAAGCACAGGAACTTCTACTTCATGGAAATGAACACCCGTATACAGGTAGAGCACCCAATTACCGAGCAGGTTATTGACTATGACCTTATCCGTGAGCAAATCATGGTGGCTGCAGGTGTGCCAATTTCAGGTAAGAACTACCTTCCGCAACTGCATTCAATAGAGTGCCGTATCAATGCTGAAGACCCATATAATGATTTCCGCCCATCACCGGGAAAAATCACTACGCTTCACATGCCGGGCGGGCACGGGGTACGCCTTGATACGCATGTATATTCAGGCTACACTATTCCGCCTAACTACGACTCAATGATTGCAAAGCTTATAACTACTGCGCAAACCAGGGAAGAGGCGATTAACAAAATGAAACGCGCCCTTGATGAGTTCGTGATTGAAGGTATTAAGACAACAATACCTTTCCATAGGCAGCTTATGGATGACCCGGCTTATATATCGGGTAACTATACCACAAAATTCATGGAAACTTTTGTAATGAAAGACCCTGCATAA
- a CDS encoding aminopeptidase C, whose protein sequence is MKTLHYSLKPYIAAGLLLAGFSTMSAQDYLVNSLKNNQSANSKDAFKFTEVINIENTPVKNQGSSGTCWSYSANSFLESEMIRMGKQPVEISQIYTARNAYIEKGKNYVKMHGAITLGDGGALHDVINMYRKYGAVPQSVYTGLNYGTANNKFAEMAAMGEGVLAAAVKNPNGELSPNWIKAYTAVIDTYLGTVPESFDYKGKKYTPQTFAKEVVGINPDDYVEISSLKEHPYYTKFVLMVPDNWSLDQVYNVKMNELTDIIDAALKKGYSVAWAGDVSEKGFSWKNGVAYVPAKPFADMTAEEKEGLFAGPKAELEITEEMRQAAFDNYTTTDDHGMHIVGLTKDQNGKEYYIIKNSWGATNDYKGYMYMTKNFVKYKTTAILLNKGGLTKDMAKKLDIKS, encoded by the coding sequence ATGAAAACGCTACACTACTCTCTTAAGCCGTATATAGCTGCAGGTCTATTGCTTGCAGGCTTTTCAACTATGTCTGCACAGGACTATCTGGTAAACTCACTTAAAAACAACCAGAGCGCCAATAGTAAAGATGCCTTTAAATTTACCGAGGTAATAAATATCGAGAATACACCCGTAAAAAACCAGGGATCTTCAGGCACATGCTGGAGCTACTCGGCCAACTCATTCCTTGAGTCAGAAATGATACGCATGGGCAAGCAGCCGGTAGAAATTTCGCAAATTTACACTGCCCGCAATGCTTATATTGAAAAAGGCAAAAACTACGTAAAAATGCATGGTGCTATTACGCTGGGTGATGGTGGTGCACTGCATGATGTTATTAATATGTACCGCAAGTATGGTGCGGTTCCGCAAAGCGTATATACCGGCCTTAATTACGGTACTGCCAATAATAAATTTGCCGAGATGGCTGCCATGGGCGAAGGCGTGCTTGCAGCTGCCGTGAAAAACCCTAACGGAGAGCTTAGCCCTAACTGGATAAAAGCCTATACTGCAGTAATTGATACTTATCTTGGCACCGTGCCTGAAAGCTTTGATTACAAAGGCAAAAAATATACACCGCAAACATTTGCAAAAGAAGTGGTAGGCATAAACCCTGATGATTATGTGGAAATTTCATCACTAAAAGAGCATCCGTATTACACCAAATTTGTACTTATGGTGCCTGACAACTGGTCGCTTGACCAGGTGTATAACGTAAAGATGAATGAGCTTACTGATATTATTGACGCTGCACTTAAAAAAGGCTACAGCGTTGCCTGGGCAGGTGATGTAAGCGAAAAAGGCTTCAGCTGGAAAAACGGCGTGGCGTATGTACCTGCAAAACCGTTTGCTGATATGACTGCCGAAGAGAAAGAGGGTTTATTTGCAGGCCCTAAAGCTGAACTTGAAATTACTGAGGAAATGCGCCAGGCAGCATTTGACAACTATACCACTACTGATGACCATGGCATGCACATCGTAGGCCTTACAAAAGACCAGAACGGTAAAGAATATTATATCATAAAGAACAGCTGGGGTGCTACTAATGACTACAAAGGTTATATGTACATGACAAAGAACTTTGTAAAGTACAAGACTACAGCTATCCTTTTGAACAAGGGCGGACTTACCAAAGACATGGCGAAAAAGCTCGATATAAAATCGTAA
- a CDS encoding S9 family peptidase gives MKKLLFLTLTLMGVSASAQQKMTPELLWKLGRVSSLGITIDGKSIIYKVSTPDVAENKSNSKFYIIPVNGGAAKEITEYKQLLKDKYVSPDGKLQLTHKEVKVSKVNGKDFYPELEKSTAQVYNGLDYRHWDTWNDGTHNHVGYHPVNDKEAFTDIMPNEPYDSPQKPFGGEEDYTWAPDGKYIVYVAKKKAGTAYAVSTNTDLYEYNLATKQTKNLTSGNPGYDTHPAFSPQGDLSWLQMKRDGYEADKNDIIVRHNGIDINLTANWDGTVDSFTWSEDGKKVYFSAAVDGTKQLFEVNFPGRTRIAITVRQVTDGMFDVNSIVGFTAGKIIVERADMNRPTEIYSYDLKSKKWQQLTNVNDALLAGIGKSKTEKRYVTTTDGKKMLVWVILPPDFDAKKKYPALLYCQGGPQSALTQFYSYRWNFQLMAAQGYIVVAPNRRGMPGHGVEWNEQISKDWGGQVINDYLSAIDDVAKEPYVDKTRLGAVGASYGGYSVFYLAGMHNKRFKTFISHCGVFNLQSMYGTTEEVFFTNWDSGGPYWEKDNTAAQKTYSQFNPVNFVTKWDTPILIIQGGKDYRVPIGQGQEAFQAAQLLGIKSRFLYFPDENHWVLKPQNAMVWQREFFKWLAETL, from the coding sequence ATGAAGAAATTATTATTTTTAACCCTCACACTTATGGGAGTATCGGCTTCGGCACAGCAAAAAATGACACCTGAACTTTTGTGGAAACTTGGCCGTGTAAGCTCACTGGGGATTACTATCGACGGAAAGTCAATTATTTACAAGGTATCGACTCCTGATGTAGCTGAGAATAAATCAAACTCAAAATTCTATATCATTCCTGTAAACGGCGGGGCGGCTAAAGAAATAACTGAATACAAGCAGTTGCTGAAAGATAAATATGTTTCGCCTGACGGTAAGCTGCAGCTGACACATAAAGAAGTGAAGGTTTCAAAAGTAAACGGAAAGGATTTTTACCCTGAGCTTGAAAAGTCAACGGCACAAGTATACAATGGCCTTGACTATCGCCACTGGGACACCTGGAATGACGGCACTCACAACCATGTGGGCTATCACCCGGTAAATGATAAAGAAGCCTTTACCGACATCATGCCGAATGAACCTTATGACTCACCACAGAAACCTTTTGGCGGTGAAGAAGACTACACATGGGCTCCGGATGGTAAATATATTGTTTACGTTGCGAAGAAAAAAGCCGGCACAGCCTATGCCGTAAGCACCAATACCGATTTGTATGAATATAACCTGGCTACTAAACAAACAAAAAATCTTACATCCGGTAATCCGGGATATGACACGCACCCTGCATTCTCCCCGCAGGGCGACCTAAGCTGGCTGCAGATGAAGCGCGATGGCTATGAGGCTGATAAAAATGATATTATTGTTCGGCACAACGGCATCGACATCAACCTAACTGCAAATTGGGACGGTACTGTTGACAGTTTCACCTGGAGCGAAGACGGCAAAAAGGTATATTTTAGCGCCGCTGTTGACGGGACAAAACAACTTTTTGAAGTAAACTTCCCGGGCCGTACACGAATCGCGATAACGGTGAGACAAGTTACCGATGGCATGTTTGACGTGAACAGCATTGTAGGCTTCACAGCTGGAAAAATTATAGTAGAGCGTGCTGACATGAACCGCCCTACCGAAATTTACAGTTATGACCTGAAATCAAAAAAATGGCAGCAGCTTACAAACGTGAACGATGCCCTGCTTGCAGGCATCGGCAAGAGCAAAACTGAAAAGCGCTACGTAACTACTACAGATGGTAAAAAAATGTTGGTTTGGGTAATCCTCCCGCCTGACTTTGATGCGAAGAAAAAGTATCCGGCGTTACTGTACTGCCAGGGCGGACCGCAAAGCGCGCTTACCCAATTCTACTCATACCGTTGGAATTTCCAATTAATGGCAGCACAGGGCTACATTGTAGTAGCGCCAAACCGCCGCGGTATGCCGGGCCATGGTGTTGAATGGAACGAGCAGATAAGCAAAGACTGGGGAGGCCAGGTGATTAATGATTATCTTTCTGCTATTGATGATGTAGCCAAAGAACCTTATGTGGATAAAACACGTTTAGGGGCTGTTGGCGCGAGCTACGGCGGCTATTCGGTGTTCTACCTTGCCGGGATGCACAACAAGCGTTTTAAGACCTTCATTTCGCATTGCGGCGTGTTCAACCTGCAAAGCATGTACGGAACGACTGAAGAGGTATTTTTCACCAACTGGGACAGTGGCGGGCCGTACTGGGAAAAAGATAATACAGCAGCACAAAAGACTTACAGTCAATTCAATCCGGTAAATTTTGTAACAAAATGGGATACCCCGATACTTATTATACAAGGCGGTAAAGACTACCGTGTGCCTATCGGGCAGGGGCAGGAAGCTTTCCAGGCGGCACAGTTGCTGGGAATAAAGAGCCGTTTCCTGTATTTCCCTGATGAAAACCACTGGGTACTGAAACCGCAAAATGCCATGGTATGGCAACGGGAATTCTTTAAATGGCTCGCCGAAACCTTGTAA
- a CDS encoding dicarboxylate/amino acid:cation symporter: protein MRSNTKLFIAIIGGLFLGVLLGWYVNTNFLPEETADFAKKIKLLGTIFIRMVQMIIAPLVFTTLVVGIAKMGDMKMVGRVGGKALAWFITASLSSLLLGMVLVNWLKPGAGIDRSMANEDAAKELVANTGTFSIENFVVHVVPKSFIEAMATNEILQIVIFSIMFGIALASMKEISTPIIKALDTVAHAILKMVSYIMWVAPFGVFGAVAAAIAVYGLGILAVYINYFGAFLLGIALLWILLLIVGFLILGNRLWTLLKRLGSPLLIAFSTTSSEAVFPKLTEELERFGADPKIVSFTLPLGYSFNLDGSMMYMTFASLFIAQVYGIDMPIEKQLLMLLVLMLTSKGVAGVPRASLIVVIATCAMFDIPAEGIALILPIDHFCDMFRSATNVLGNALATTAVDKWERKPESN, encoded by the coding sequence GTGAGAAGCAATACAAAATTATTTATCGCAATAATCGGCGGCTTGTTCCTTGGGGTATTGCTCGGCTGGTATGTAAACACCAATTTTTTGCCTGAAGAAACGGCAGATTTCGCTAAAAAAATTAAACTGCTCGGAACCATTTTCATCCGGATGGTGCAGATGATCATAGCGCCGCTGGTATTTACTACACTTGTAGTAGGAATTGCTAAAATGGGCGATATGAAAATGGTAGGACGTGTTGGCGGCAAAGCCCTTGCATGGTTTATTACAGCATCACTTTCGTCATTGCTTTTAGGCATGGTGCTTGTAAACTGGCTGAAGCCGGGCGCGGGGATAGACCGTAGTATGGCCAACGAAGATGCCGCTAAAGAATTGGTAGCCAATACCGGCACATTTTCCATTGAAAATTTTGTGGTGCATGTAGTGCCGAAAAGCTTTATCGAGGCAATGGCTACCAACGAGATTTTGCAGATAGTGATATTCTCCATAATGTTCGGTATTGCGCTGGCATCAATGAAAGAGATTTCCACACCAATAATCAAGGCGCTTGATACTGTTGCGCATGCTATCCTTAAAATGGTGAGCTACATTATGTGGGTGGCGCCATTCGGCGTTTTTGGTGCTGTGGCTGCCGCAATAGCTGTTTACGGATTAGGAATTCTTGCAGTATATATCAATTATTTTGGGGCATTTCTGTTGGGTATTGCATTGTTGTGGATCTTGCTATTGATAGTAGGTTTCCTTATTCTCGGCAACAGGCTCTGGACGTTGCTCAAAAGGCTTGGAAGCCCTTTGCTTATAGCTTTTTCAACTACAAGCAGTGAAGCTGTATTCCCGAAACTTACTGAAGAGCTGGAGCGTTTTGGCGCCGACCCTAAAATTGTATCATTCACGCTGCCTTTAGGTTACTCATTTAACCTTGACGGCAGTATGATGTATATGACTTTTGCAAGCCTTTTCATAGCACAGGTATACGGGATTGATATGCCTATCGAGAAGCAGCTGCTTATGCTGCTGGTGCTTATGCTTACGAGCAAAGGTGTGGCAGGGGTTCCCCGTGCATCGCTAATTGTGGTGATTGCAACCTGCGCCATGTTTGACATCCCTGCCGAAGGTATAGCGCTGATATTGCCGATAGACCATTTTTGCGATATGTTTCGCAGTGCGACCAATGTTTTGGGTAATGCGCTGGCAACCACGGCTGTAGACAAGTGGGAAAGAAAACCTGAATCAAATTAA
- a CDS encoding DedA family protein, whose protein sequence is MDSFHWTQLLNPEFYINLTVSGVPVGIYVVLFIVFAETGLFAGFFLPGDSLLFLAGIYSNELMNTIMPMENDFLNVALLSTFVALSGIVGNTFGYWFGAKSGSYLYNKKDSFWFKKKYLIQSHEFFEKHGGRAIIFARFLPIIRTFAPIIAGVVKMDKKKFMFFNILSSFLWAFILIFAGHYLYDLFLNHMDIDLKKHIEIIILGIVAITTVPLILNAIKGNRVTEKEAVEELEDGQDDNLPG, encoded by the coding sequence ATGGACAGTTTTCACTGGACGCAACTTTTAAACCCTGAATTTTATATTAACCTAACGGTGTCAGGCGTTCCTGTCGGCATCTATGTTGTGCTTTTTATAGTTTTTGCCGAAACAGGCCTTTTTGCGGGCTTTTTCCTTCCGGGCGACAGCCTGTTGTTCCTTGCGGGTATCTACAGCAATGAGCTGATGAATACCATAATGCCAATGGAAAATGATTTTCTTAATGTGGCATTGCTGTCAACATTCGTAGCGCTGTCGGGTATTGTGGGCAATACTTTCGGGTACTGGTTTGGCGCCAAAAGCGGAAGCTACCTTTATAATAAAAAAGATTCTTTCTGGTTCAAGAAAAAGTACCTTATACAGTCACATGAGTTCTTCGAAAAACACGGTGGGCGTGCCATAATTTTTGCGCGTTTCCTGCCGATAATCAGGACGTTTGCGCCAATTATTGCCGGTGTGGTAAAGATGGATAAGAAGAAGTTCATGTTCTTTAATATCCTCAGCTCATTCCTTTGGGCGTTCATCCTCATATTTGCAGGGCATTACCTGTATGACCTGTTCCTGAACCATATGGATATTGACCTGAAAAAGCACATCGAAATCATCATCCTTGGTATAGTGGCAATCACTACCGTACCGCTTATTCTAAATGCGATAAAAGGAAACAGAGTGACTGAAAAAGAGGCTGTTGAAGAGCTTGAAGACGGCCAGGACGATAACCTTCCGGGATGA
- a CDS encoding FAD-binding oxidoreductase, translating into MKLSFWEINTWFTNVDYTIVGSGIVGLHTALRLRERFPESKILVLESGPLPQGASTKNAGFACFGSLSEINDDLKNHTEEEVISLITRRWNGLQLLRKRLGDAAVDYKPYGGYELFLKDNASGYEECLRRMPFVNEVLKPLFKTDVFAKEVDRFGFNDIHDYLIFNPFEAQINTGNMMQALLKEAYANNIMILNGQTVTSIQERGDGVDVALGDFNFTSKKVLFATNGFAGGLTKGAVKPARAQVLITEPIPNLDIRGTFHIDRGYYYFRNFEDRILFGGGRNLDFEGETTTDFGNTELIQNKLETMLREIILPGTDFKIAHRWSGIMGMGTHKNPVVQQLSEHVYCGVRLGGMGVAIGSIIGQELADLV; encoded by the coding sequence ATGAAACTGAGCTTTTGGGAAATAAACACGTGGTTCACCAATGTTGACTATACTATTGTAGGCAGCGGCATTGTGGGCCTGCATACGGCATTGCGCCTGCGTGAGCGTTTCCCTGAAAGCAAAATCCTGGTTTTAGAGAGTGGCCCTTTACCACAGGGCGCAAGTACAAAGAACGCGGGTTTCGCTTGTTTCGGTAGCCTTTCTGAAATTAATGATGATTTGAAAAACCATACCGAAGAAGAAGTAATCTCGCTTATTACAAGGCGATGGAACGGCCTGCAACTTCTGAGAAAACGTCTTGGCGATGCTGCTGTTGACTACAAACCTTACGGCGGTTATGAGCTTTTCCTGAAAGATAACGCATCGGGTTACGAAGAATGCCTGCGCCGTATGCCGTTTGTAAACGAGGTACTGAAGCCGCTTTTTAAAACAGATGTATTTGCGAAAGAAGTTGACCGTTTCGGGTTCAACGATATACATGATTACCTGATATTTAATCCGTTTGAGGCGCAAATCAATACCGGTAACATGATGCAGGCATTGCTGAAAGAAGCATATGCGAACAATATCATGATACTGAACGGGCAAACCGTGACTTCAATCCAGGAAAGAGGAGATGGTGTGGATGTAGCTTTGGGCGATTTTAATTTCACATCTAAAAAAGTGCTTTTTGCCACCAACGGTTTTGCCGGAGGATTGACAAAAGGCGCTGTAAAACCCGCACGTGCACAGGTACTTATCACAGAGCCTATACCAAATCTTGACATCCGCGGGACATTTCACATTGACCGGGGCTATTACTATTTCCGTAATTTTGAAGACAGGATACTTTTCGGAGGCGGCCGCAATCTTGACTTTGAGGGCGAAACCACAACTGATTTCGGAAATACAGAACTGATTCAGAACAAACTAGAAACTATGCTTCGCGAAATAATCCTGCCCGGAACCGATTTCAAAATAGCCCATCGCTGGAGCGGAATTATGGGTATGGGCACACACAAAAACCCGGTGGTACAGCAGCTTTCAGAGCATGTGTATTGTGGTGTTAGGCTCGGCGGCATGGGTGTGGCCATCGGTAGCATAATAGGGCAGGAGCTTGCCGATTTGGTTTAA
- the mtgA gene encoding monofunctional biosynthetic peptidoglycan transglycosylase: protein MLRKISRFLLKLFLWFIGLSILSVIIFRWVPVPVTPLMLSRYIEYWNEDNVGLSHDWVPIEEISENLQKAVIASEDDTFLTHNGFNFKAMQKAYEHNSKGKKIKGGSTISQQTAKNVFLWQGRSYVRKALEAYFTVLIEIFWSKERIMEVYLNSIEMGKGVYGAQAACQHWYHKNAKALTKREAAGIAAILPNPRKYNPVRSSSYIERRKGRIVRLMRYVKLEY, encoded by the coding sequence ATGCTTCGCAAGATTTCACGTTTTCTCCTTAAGCTATTCCTTTGGTTTATAGGGCTTTCAATACTATCGGTCATTATTTTCAGGTGGGTGCCGGTGCCGGTAACCCCGCTCATGCTTTCGCGGTATATTGAATACTGGAATGAAGACAATGTAGGCCTCAGCCATGATTGGGTTCCTATAGAAGAAATATCTGAAAACCTCCAGAAAGCTGTAATTGCCTCTGAAGACGATACCTTCCTCACCCATAACGGCTTCAATTTCAAAGCAATGCAGAAAGCCTATGAGCATAACTCAAAAGGTAAAAAGATAAAGGGTGGCAGCACCATATCACAGCAGACTGCTAAAAATGTATTTCTTTGGCAGGGAAGGAGTTATGTGCGTAAAGCCCTGGAAGCCTATTTCACAGTGCTTATTGAAATCTTCTGGAGCAAAGAGCGTATTATGGAGGTTTACCTCAACAGCATTGAAATGGGTAAAGGCGTGTACGGGGCGCAGGCGGCCTGCCAGCACTGGTATCACAAAAATGCTAAAGCCCTGACAAAGAGGGAAGCAGCAGGCATAGCAGCAATATTGCCCAACCCACGGAAGTACAACCCTGTACGCTCATCATCATATATAGAGAGGCGTAAAGGGCGTATTGTGAGGCTTATGCGTTACGTAAAGCTGGAGTACTGA